In the genome of Paenarthrobacter ilicis, the window GTGGCCATCGTTGAGCTCAATGAGTGGGGCAAGTGTCACGGGCGTTGGTTCCTTTCATACAGCCGGTCACATAGCTCCATGTAGTCCTCTTGCACTACTTGAAGCTCAGGATGCTGATCATGCCATGCCACGATCTCCCTGGCACCGTCCGCGAAAGGAATTGTTGCTGTGAAGTCCGGAACCAAGGCTTTGATCTTGGTGTTGTCGAACACCACGGAGTGGGATCGATCGCCCAGCAGGTTGGGGCCAAGTTCCGGGCTGTGGGCAGCGATGGTCTCCGAGGCAACATGGAACAACTCAGGCTCCGGAACCCCTGCAGCACGGGCGAACAGGCGGTAGATCTGGTTCCAGGGCAAGTACTCGTCCGAGGTAATGGTGTAGCTCTCCCCGATGGCCTGGGGCCGTCCAAGCACGCCCACCAATGCCTTGGCGAGGTCCCGGCTGTGGGTCACCGTCCACAGCGAGGTGCCATCCCCATGCACCATGACCGGCATCCCGGCCCGCATCCGGTGAATGTCCGTCCAACCACCCACCATGGCGATCTTGGTGCGATCGTACGTGTGGGAGGGCCGGATGACTGTCAGCGGAAAATCCTCATCCCGGTAGGCGGCGAACAGCAGTTCCTCGCAGGCGATCTTGTCCCGCGAATACTGCCAGAACGGGTTCTTCAAGGGCGTCGATTCCCTGATGGGCAAGGTGGTGGGAGGCTTCTGGTACGCCGAGGCCGAGCTGATGAAAACGTACTGGCCCGTCCGCCCACGGAACAGCTCCAACGCGGTCTGCGCCTGCTCCGGGGTGTAGGAGATAAAGTCCGCAACGGCGTCGAACTCTTTCCCTGCAAGCACCTCACGGACAGCTGCAGGGTCCCGGATGTCGGCGTGCAGAACCGTGGCCCCCTCCGGAACCGGCCGCCCGGCTGACCGTCCCCGGTTGAGAATGGTCAGCCGGTGGCCCAGTGCCACGGCGCGTTCAGCGGCCCAGGCACTGATGACACCCGTGCCGCCGATGAACAGGATATTCCTGGGGGCAACCGTGGTCCCGGAGGGCGGCAGGCTGCTTGCGGGGTCGCTCACCAGGCGTAATCCTCGGGCGCGGTGCGGTGGCCGGGGAAGATGCTGTCCAGGCGCTTGAGGGCGTCGTGATCCAGGGTCACGTCCAAGGCCCGGATGGCCGCGTCCAGTTGTTCCTGCGTGCGTGGTCCAACAATGGGCGCCGTGACGGCGGGTTGATGAAGCAGCCAGGCCAAAGCAACGTCACCGGGCTTCTGGCCCAGCTCATCCGCAAAGTCCTCGTAGTCCCGGATCTGGCCTTCATGCTTCTTCAGGGTCTCCAAGGCCCGGCCCTCCGTGCGGCGGACGCCTTCTTCTTCCTTCTTGAGGACGCCGCCCAGGAGACCGCCCTGCAGGGGCGACCATGGAATCAGGCCAACGCCGTAGTCCTGTGCTGCGGGGATGACCTCGAGTTCCAGCTCGCGTCGGAACAGGTTGTAGATGGATTGCTCGCTCACCAGGCCCGTGTAGTTCCGGCGGCGCGCTGCTTCCTGCGCCTTGGCGATGTGCCAACCGGCAAAGTTGCTGCTGCCCGAGTACAGGATCTTGCCCTGCTGGACCGCCACTTCGATCGCCTGCCAGATCTCATCCCACGGTGTATCGCGGTCAACGTGGTGGAACTGGTACACATCGATGTAGTCCGTCTGGAGCCTCTTCAGGCTGGCGTCCAGGGCCCGCCTGATATTCAGGGCGGACAGTTTGGACTCGTTGGGACGGTCCGTCATGGTGCCGTACAGCTTGGTGGCCAGGACCGTCCGCTCGCGGCGCTCGCCGCCCTTGGCGAACCATCGGCCAATGATCTCCTCGGTCCATCCGCGATGTTCAACGCCGCCGTACACATTGGCGGTGTCAAAGAAGTTGATTCCGGAGTCCAACGCGGAGTCCATGATGGAGTGTGCGGCGTCTTCTTCGGTTTGCGGCCCGAAGTTCATGGTGCCCAGGCAAAGCCGGGAGACTTTCAGGCCGGAACGGCCCAGGTGGGTGTACTGCATGCTGTTCTCCTTGGGGGTCTAAAGCTGGGTGAAGGATGCGACGGCGGGATCGGAACCAATGCGGGCCCCGGTCTCCAGTGCCGTGAGGGATGCCAGTTCCGATTCGGTCAGGGTCAGGTCCGCAGCCCCGAAGTTCTCACGCATACGGCTGGAATCCGCCGACTTGGGAATCACGATGGTGCCCTGGGCCAAGTGCCAGGCGAGGATCACCTGTGCAGGAGTGGTCCCGTGAGCTGAGGCGACGGCCGTGACTTCCTCCGAGTTCAGGTCCTTGCCCTGGCCCAGCGGGCTGTAGGCCTCCACGGCAATGCCCAGGTCACGGCACTTGGTGGCCAGCCCGCCCTGCTGGAACGTGGGATGCAGCTCGATCTGGTTGACGGCGGGAACCACATCGGCTGTGCGCAGGAGGTTGTCCACGTGCTCGGCGAGGAAGTTGGAAACTCCGATGGAGCGGACCTGCTTGTCCTGGTAGAGCTTCTCCATCTCCTTCCAGGCCTGCGTGTACAAATCCTGGGAAGGGACCGGCCAGTGAATCAGGTAGAGGTCAATGACGTCCAGGCCCAAGGCGTCCCGGCTGCGCTGGAAAGCATCGTGGGCCTGGCCCTGCTCGCCATTGCGGAGTTTGGTGGTGATGAAAAGCTCGTCGCGGGGAATGCCGGATGCGGCGATTGCTGCGCCCACCCCGGCCTCATTCCGGTAGGCGGCGGCAGTATCGATGTGACGGTAGCCGGCCTCCAGCGCGTCC includes:
- a CDS encoding aldo/keto reductase, which translates into the protein MPELTLNNGITIPQLGFGVFQVPAEETQRVVEDALEAGYRHIDTAAAYRNEAGVGAAIAASGIPRDELFITTKLRNGEQGQAHDAFQRSRDALGLDVIDLYLIHWPVPSQDLYTQAWKEMEKLYQDKQVRSIGVSNFLAEHVDNLLRTADVVPAVNQIELHPTFQQGGLATKCRDLGIAVEAYSPLGQGKDLNSEEVTAVASAHGTTPAQVILAWHLAQGTIVIPKSADSSRMRENFGAADLTLTESELASLTALETGARIGSDPAVASFTQL
- a CDS encoding aldo/keto reductase; its protein translation is MQYTHLGRSGLKVSRLCLGTMNFGPQTEEDAAHSIMDSALDSGINFFDTANVYGGVEHRGWTEEIIGRWFAKGGERRERTVLATKLYGTMTDRPNESKLSALNIRRALDASLKRLQTDYIDVYQFHHVDRDTPWDEIWQAIEVAVQQGKILYSGSSNFAGWHIAKAQEAARRRNYTGLVSEQSIYNLFRRELELEVIPAAQDYGVGLIPWSPLQGGLLGGVLKKEEEGVRRTEGRALETLKKHEGQIRDYEDFADELGQKPGDVALAWLLHQPAVTAPIVGPRTQEQLDAAIRALDVTLDHDALKRLDSIFPGHRTAPEDYAW
- a CDS encoding SDR family oxidoreductase, encoding MSDPASSLPPSGTTVAPRNILFIGGTGVISAWAAERAVALGHRLTILNRGRSAGRPVPEGATVLHADIRDPAAVREVLAGKEFDAVADFISYTPEQAQTALELFRGRTGQYVFISSASAYQKPPTTLPIRESTPLKNPFWQYSRDKIACEELLFAAYRDEDFPLTVIRPSHTYDRTKIAMVGGWTDIHRMRAGMPVMVHGDGTSLWTVTHSRDLAKALVGVLGRPQAIGESYTITSDEYLPWNQIYRLFARAAGVPEPELFHVASETIAAHSPELGPNLLGDRSHSVVFDNTKIKALVPDFTATIPFADGAREIVAWHDQHPELQVVQEDYMELCDRLYERNQRP